A stretch of the Comamonas testosteroni TK102 genome encodes the following:
- the selB gene encoding selenocysteine-specific translation elongation factor, which yields MIIGTAGHIDHGKTTLVRALTGVETDRLKEEKARGISIELGYAYSPLPNGDVLGIIDVPGHEKFVHTMAAGAVGIDHALLVVAADDGVMPQTIEHLEILQLLGVRRGSVALTKVDRVLPQRIADVHREINAILGVTALADSPIFETNAAEPGNTGVQALREHLQVQAQMMQARPRDGLFRLAVDRVFTLPGQGTVVTGTVFNGQVRVGDTLAHSASGQAVRVRSIHAQNQSSDSGVAGQRCALNLAGIGKDEIERGDWIMDPRLLQATDRLDIHLHLLSEAPLLAQWTPVHVHLGTRRTTGHVALLQDQAIEPGTEARVQLVLEAPVFALPGDRLILRNAQASRTIAGGMVLDPYAPSRKRRSAERMAYLDAMEQLVARSDFRPLISQAPHGIARSQLVRLSGHAFPEASLADTIQLPIAGGDALVLGSERWQLLQTQIIDSLARFHEKSPDEPGVNAARLRRMALPGLQQSSYDALYQGLVDALLSSQLLASTGAWLHLPQHSVQLSNAEQTLAEKLLPAIAAGRYDPPWVRDLARDHAAGEELVRQLLKKLSRQGQLFQVVKDLFYAPARMDELAVLVADIAHQHARGEVEASAFRDATGLGRKRAIQILEFFDRTGYTRRVRDAHLLRPDVQWNSTQR from the coding sequence ATGATCATCGGAACCGCAGGCCATATCGACCACGGCAAAACCACGCTGGTGCGTGCGCTCACAGGCGTGGAAACCGACCGTCTCAAGGAAGAGAAAGCCCGCGGCATCTCCATAGAGCTTGGTTATGCCTATAGCCCGCTGCCCAATGGCGATGTGCTGGGCATCATCGACGTGCCGGGCCACGAGAAATTCGTCCACACCATGGCCGCCGGTGCCGTGGGCATTGACCACGCCCTGCTGGTCGTGGCTGCCGACGACGGCGTCATGCCCCAGACCATAGAGCATCTGGAAATTCTGCAGCTGCTGGGTGTCAGGCGCGGCAGCGTGGCGCTGACCAAGGTCGACCGCGTGCTGCCGCAGCGCATTGCCGACGTGCACCGGGAAATCAACGCCATTCTCGGCGTCACCGCGCTGGCGGACAGCCCCATCTTCGAGACCAATGCCGCAGAACCCGGCAATACCGGCGTACAGGCCCTGCGCGAGCACCTGCAGGTGCAGGCCCAGATGATGCAGGCCCGACCCCGGGACGGCCTGTTCCGGCTCGCCGTGGACCGTGTCTTCACGCTGCCGGGCCAGGGCACGGTGGTCACGGGCACGGTCTTCAATGGCCAGGTCCGCGTGGGCGACACGCTGGCGCACTCGGCCAGCGGGCAGGCCGTGCGCGTGCGCAGTATTCACGCCCAGAACCAGAGCAGCGACAGCGGCGTCGCCGGCCAGCGCTGTGCGCTGAACCTGGCAGGCATAGGCAAGGACGAGATCGAACGCGGCGACTGGATCATGGACCCGCGCCTGCTGCAGGCCACGGACCGCCTCGACATTCATCTGCACCTGCTCAGCGAAGCGCCCTTGCTGGCCCAGTGGACACCTGTCCATGTGCACCTGGGCACCAGGCGCACCACCGGCCATGTGGCCCTGCTGCAGGACCAGGCCATAGAGCCCGGCACCGAAGCCCGCGTGCAACTGGTGCTGGAGGCGCCGGTCTTCGCGCTGCCCGGCGACCGCCTGATCCTGCGCAACGCCCAGGCCAGCCGCACCATCGCCGGCGGCATGGTGCTTGACCCCTATGCGCCCAGCCGCAAGCGCCGCAGCGCAGAGCGCATGGCCTACCTCGACGCCATGGAGCAACTCGTAGCCCGCAGCGACTTCAGGCCGCTGATCTCACAGGCCCCGCACGGCATTGCGCGCTCGCAGCTGGTGCGCCTGAGCGGCCATGCCTTCCCCGAGGCCAGCCTGGCCGACACCATCCAGCTACCCATTGCCGGCGGCGATGCCCTGGTACTGGGCAGCGAGCGCTGGCAGTTGCTGCAGACCCAAATCATCGACAGCCTGGCGCGCTTTCATGAAAAATCGCCCGACGAGCCCGGCGTCAACGCAGCCCGGCTGAGGCGCATGGCCTTGCCCGGCCTGCAGCAAAGCAGCTACGACGCACTCTATCAGGGCCTGGTCGATGCCCTGCTCAGCAGCCAGTTGCTGGCCAGCACCGGCGCCTGGCTCCATTTGCCGCAGCACAGCGTGCAACTGAGCAATGCCGAGCAGACGCTGGCCGAAAAACTGCTGCCCGCCATCGCGGCAGGCCGCTATGACCCGCCCTGGGTGCGCGACCTGGCGCGCGACCATGCCGCAGGCGAAGAACTGGTGCGCCAACTGCTCAAAAAGCTCTCGCGCCAGGGCCAGCTGTTCCAGGTCGTCAAGGATTTGTTCTATGCACCGGCGCGCATGGATGAGCTTGCCGTCCTGGTTGCCGACATCGCCCACCAGCACGCCAGGGGTGAAGTGGAAGCCAGCGCATTCCGCGATGCCACCGGCCTGGGCCGCAAGCGCGCCATCCAGATTCTCGAATTCTTCGACCGCACCGGCTACACGCGCCGCGTGCGCGACGCCCATCTGCTGCGCCCTGACGTGCAATGGAATAGCACGCAACGCTGA